The DNA segment CGCCGGCCAGACCGTCTCCACGGGCCGGGGGAGCCGCACCAGGAAGTGCAGGATGTGCGTGTTCCCGTGGGTCTGGCTGATGCCCTGTTCTATCGAACCGGTCATGCCACCAGCCTGACCCTTGGGGAGAGTAACCGCACACTGTTACGCGCGTTGGCCGCGCTTGTCGCCGAGCGCACGCTCCAGCACGACGGTGCGGCGATCACGTCGCCACCCGTCGGGACGCAACTTTCACACGCCTCACAAGCTGACGTGCTAGCTTGTGAAACGTGCCGAGTTACGCGAAGCGGGCGTTTAAGTACCGCTTCTATCCGACCGACACGCAGGCTGCGGAGCTTGCGCGGACGTTCGGGTGCGTGCGAAAGGTCTACAACATGGCGCTCGCCGCCCGGACCGAGGCGTGGACGCTGAGGCAGGAGCGGGTGAACTACAACGCCACCTCCTCGATGCTGACGGCCTGGAAGAAGACCGAGGAGCTGGCCTTCCTCAACGACGTGTCCTCGGTCCCGCTCCAGCAGGCCCTACGGCACCTGCAGACGGCGTTCACCCACTTCTTCGCCAAGCGGGCGAAGTACCCGCGCTTCAAGTCGCGGAAGAGGTCGAGGCCGTCCGCCGAGTACACCACCAGTGCCTTCCGCTTCCGTGACGGGGAGCTGACGCTGGCGAAGATGGACCAGCCGCTGGACATCGTGTGGTCGCGCCAGCTTCCGGCAAGCGCGCAGCCATCCACGGTGACCGTCTCACAGGACCGCGTGGGACGCTGGTTCGTGTCCCTGCTGGTGGAGGACCCGACCATTCGGCCGCTACCCGCGAATGGCAAGACGGTCGGCGTGGACGCCGGCCTCGACCACCTGCTGACGCTGTCCACCGGGGAGAAGATCACCAACCCCAGGCACGAACGCAAGGACCG comes from the Streptomyces sp. NBC_00443 genome and includes:
- a CDS encoding RNA-guided endonuclease InsQ/TnpB family protein, whose product is MPSYAKRAFKYRFYPTDTQAAELARTFGCVRKVYNMALAARTEAWTLRQERVNYNATSSMLTAWKKTEELAFLNDVSSVPLQQALRHLQTAFTHFFAKRAKYPRFKSRKRSRPSAEYTTSAFRFRDGELTLAKMDQPLDIVWSRQLPASAQPSTVTVSQDRVGRWFVSLLVEDPTIRPLPANGKTVGVDAGLDHLLTLSTGEKITNPRHERKDRAQLARAQREMSRKAEGDGANRAKARRRVARIHARIADRRRDTLHKITTRLVRDNQVVVIEDLAVRNLLKNGRLARAISDAAWSDFRSMLEYKAQWYGREVIAVDRWFPSSRLCSHCGALAGRMPLNVRTWTCESCGTTHDRDVNAARNLLAAGLAVSACGAGVRPQRSTPGGQSALKQETHGATRGTPSGGGGASQQMLLEAPAAAP